In a single window of the Bactrocera dorsalis isolate Fly_Bdor chromosome 2, ASM2337382v1, whole genome shotgun sequence genome:
- the LOC125776714 gene encoding uncharacterized protein LOC125776714, with protein MNSEVAPPAKRKRQQPNKKWKESEVHSIIEFLMEEPEFEAPTAQLFYKRFLRNSQLDVSWDLVRWKVRHLKAQYRKANDWLASTGAGLQDEADGSTIEAKIAKMCPYYDQLREIFEKRLPVMQPLLVESNLPSPQLCPVSPAPEFEAEFLEECVPAAPSNAASSIAPISTPVSTCQRSNTHPPKSSIGQLAAIQAEKIAMEAKKLEFDKYKFEEEKKIQEKKLDIESKKLEIELKK; from the exons ATGAATAGCGAAGTTGCGCCCCCAGCAAAGAGGAAAAGGCAGCAGCCAAACAAGAAGTGGAAGGAGAGTGAGGTGCACTCTataattgagtttttaatgGAAGAGCCGGAATTTGAG gCTCCAACTgcgcaattgttttataaacgATTTTTACGTAACTCGCAGTTGGATGTCTCATGGGATCTGGTGCGGTGGAAGGTCCGACATTTGAAGGCGCAGTACCGTAAAGCCAATGATTGGCTCGCGTCAACGGGTGCAGGACTACAAGATGAAGCTGACGGCAGTACCATCGAAG caaaaattgctaaaatgtgTCCGTACTACGACCAGCTGagggaaatatttgaaaagcggTTGCCGGTAATGCAACCGTTACTGGTTGAAAGCAACCTTCCTTCGCCTCAGTTATGTCCAGTTAGTCCTGCACCAGAATTCGAAGCAGAATTCTTGGAAGAATGTGTACCTGCTGCGCCATCAAATGCCGCATCTTCGATTGCACCGATCTCCACACCGGTGTCAACATGCCAACGGTCAAACACTCATCCTCCAAAATCATCCATTGGACAATTGGCGGCTATCCAAGCAGAAAAAATTGCTATGGAAGCGAAAAAACTTGAGTTCGATAAATATAAATTCgaggaagaaaagaaaattcaagaaaaaaagttagacATTGagtcaaaaaaattagaaatagagttaaaaaaatag
- the LOC125776718 gene encoding uncharacterized protein LOC125776718 — translation MPQTSEKQKLVNFIIEEAASNILLHLDDDNSYWKTMDELDESLAIILSNHRGNYQNVPKCLEWRTNVLDYLDEGRYQQMLRVSRDQFALLLSLIKDSAQFNNAQSIRQFSVEMQLAITLYRLGSSGESAAIRKVATLFGVGDGETLYKITKRVFSSILELKSRYITCPDTSERQNIVKTTYNELPHCIGYIDGTELKLAEAPVVNHSAYFSKSRIYSIKAQVVCD, via the exons atgccaCAAACTTCTGAGAAACAAAAActtgttaattttataattgaagAAGCTGCTTCTAATATATTACTACATCTGGATG ACGACAATAGCTATTGGAAAACTATGGATGAATTGGATGAAAGTCTTGCAATTATCTTATCGAACCATCGCGGAAATTATCAAAATGTGCCTAAGTGTTTGGAATGGAGGACTAATGTTCTTGACTATTTAGACGAAGGACGTTACCAACAAATGCTCCGAGTCTCAAGAGATCAATTTGCGTTGCTATTGTCCTTGATCAAAGATAGTGCACAGTTTAACAACGCTCAATCCATTAGGCAATTTTCAGTAGAAATGCAGTTAGCTATAACCTTATATCGTTTGGGTTCATCGGGTGAAAGTGCGGCGATTCGGAAAGTAGCTACACTGTTTGGTGTAGGAGATGGTGAAACGCTTTACAAGATTACAAAAAGAGTATTTTCGTCAATTTTGGAGTTAAAATCTAGATATATCACTTGCCCTGATACCAGTGAAAGACAAAATATCGTTAAAACAACGTACAATGAGCTGCCGCATTGCATAGGGTATATTGATGGTACTGAATTGAAACTTGCAGAAGCACCAGTTGTTAACCATTCggcttatttttcaaaaagccgAATCTATTCCATAAAGGCACAAGTTGTATGCGATTAA